In Acidobacteriota bacterium, one genomic interval encodes:
- a CDS encoding APC family permease has protein sequence MSGAEARARGLGFGFGFGFIQALGLRDVVLMTVVAVVSLRWIPFAARAGPSSLTLWVLACAAFFLPLAAALIALSRRYPDQGGLYVWTRRAFGPRHGFVCGWCLWVNNLFYFPSLLLFGAANALAVGGASWQAFADTHAYSIAFVLGGIWLTVAINIVGLRSGRRVQNVGTVGVWLPASLLIGAGAIALLTTGSATPFATSQLVPPLATESLGTLALWSAMCFAFSGFEITSHVGQEVKDPARTLPRGVLIAGAAVAGVYILGSASLLIALPPESLHDRSGITDAVNLVASQRGRSARGPAGSWRWRRLPGRFPGWRGPRGCPSRRALIARCPPGSAGCTRAFARRTWPSSRRGPCRAPFSSAACS, from the coding sequence ATGAGCGGGGCCGAGGCCCGCGCGCGCGGCCTCGGGTTCGGCTTCGGCTTCGGCTTCATTCAGGCGCTGGGACTCCGCGACGTCGTGCTGATGACGGTGGTCGCCGTCGTCAGCCTGCGCTGGATTCCATTCGCCGCGCGCGCCGGCCCCTCGTCGCTGACGCTGTGGGTGCTGGCGTGCGCCGCGTTCTTTCTGCCGCTCGCGGCGGCGCTCATCGCGCTCTCGCGCCGCTATCCGGACCAGGGCGGATTGTACGTGTGGACGAGGCGCGCGTTTGGCCCGCGCCATGGCTTCGTCTGCGGCTGGTGCCTCTGGGTCAACAATCTTTTCTACTTTCCCTCGCTGCTCCTCTTTGGCGCCGCCAATGCGCTGGCGGTTGGCGGCGCGTCATGGCAGGCGTTCGCGGACACGCACGCCTATTCGATCGCGTTCGTCCTTGGGGGGATCTGGCTGACGGTCGCGATCAACATCGTCGGATTGCGCAGCGGCAGGCGGGTGCAGAACGTCGGCACGGTGGGCGTGTGGTTGCCGGCGTCGCTGCTGATCGGGGCCGGCGCGATCGCGCTCCTCACCACGGGTTCGGCGACGCCGTTCGCGACGTCCCAGCTGGTTCCGCCGCTGGCCACCGAATCGCTCGGCACGCTCGCGCTGTGGTCGGCGATGTGCTTCGCGTTCTCCGGCTTCGAGATTACCTCTCATGTGGGGCAGGAGGTGAAGGACCCGGCGCGAACGCTGCCGCGCGGCGTGCTGATCGCGGGCGCCGCGGTTGCCGGCGTGTACATTCTTGGTTCCGCCTCCCTGCTGATCGCGCTGCCACCTGAGTCGCTCCACGACCGGAGCGGCATCACCGACGCGGTCAACCTCGTCGCCTCGCAGCGGGGGCGCTCGGCGCGTGGACCGGCGGGCTCCTGGCGCTGGCGGCGTTTGCCGGGACGTTTTCCTGGATGGCGGGGGCCGCGCGGGTGCCCTTCGCGGCGGGCGTTGATCGCGCGATGCCCGCCTGGCTCGGCCGGCTGCACCCGCGCTTTCGCACGCCGCACCTGGCCCTCCTCGCGCAGGGGGCCCTGTCGAGCGCCATTTTCCTCGGCAGCGTGTTCCTGA
- a CDS encoding SRPBCC domain-containing protein: protein MIDESLVIRAAPARVFAAFFDPAALATWWQVARSITTPRPLGVYAVEWDATEERDEILGRLGGVFSGRVVDVRKGQEFYVADAWWLPPDGDPLGPMGLHVTCVAEGGGCRVRVQQQGGEDTPRWRHYYELTRPGWRSALETLRHCLEQSSR from the coding sequence GTGATCGACGAGTCCCTGGTCATTCGCGCCGCGCCGGCCCGCGTGTTCGCGGCCTTTTTCGACCCGGCCGCGCTCGCGACGTGGTGGCAGGTGGCGCGCTCGATCACTACGCCGCGCCCGCTCGGCGTGTACGCCGTCGAATGGGACGCCACCGAGGAACGCGACGAGATCCTGGGGCGGCTCGGCGGCGTCTTCTCCGGCCGCGTCGTGGACGTGCGCAAGGGACAGGAGTTCTATGTGGCCGATGCGTGGTGGCTGCCGCCCGACGGCGACCCGCTCGGCCCGATGGGGCTCCACGTGACGTGCGTGGCAGAGGGAGGCGGCTGTCGCGTGCGCGTTCAACAGCAGGGTGGCGAGGACACGCCGCGCTGGCGGCACTACTACGAGCTGACGCGGCCAGGCTGGCGGTCGGCGCTCGAGACGCTGCGGCACTGCCTCGAGCAGAGTTCGCGATGA
- a CDS encoding c-type cytochrome: protein MDVSCWRVPGSVVAGAGVGALVLVMGVAGSGAQEAAARQGGWTIPPAAAQEQSPLPSSPQALAAGRALFQKNCQRCHGPKGVGDGPDADPDYMADMDLTNPKRADHNPDGVVFYKVWNGRKKPKMPAFKEELSREQVWAIVAYVQTLRKDK, encoded by the coding sequence GTGGACGTTTCGTGTTGGAGAGTGCCGGGCTCGGTCGTGGCGGGCGCAGGCGTGGGCGCCCTGGTGCTCGTGATGGGCGTCGCCGGATCAGGCGCGCAGGAAGCGGCGGCGCGGCAAGGGGGCTGGACGATCCCTCCCGCCGCCGCGCAGGAGCAGAGCCCGCTGCCGTCGAGCCCGCAGGCGCTCGCAGCGGGGCGCGCGCTCTTCCAGAAGAACTGCCAGCGCTGCCATGGCCCCAAGGGGGTCGGTGATGGTCCTGACGCCGACCCCGATTACATGGCCGACATGGACCTCACCAACCCGAAACGCGCCGATCACAACCCGGACGGCGTCGTCTTCTACAAGGTCTGGAACGGCCGGAAGAAGCCGAAGATGCCCGCGTTCAAGGAGGAACTGTCGCGCGAGCAGGTGTGGGCCATCGTCGCGTACGTGCAGACGCTGCGGAAGGACAAGTGA
- a CDS encoding LOG family protein → MANHQPLAYEIPEFLQSGTARPVRILAEYLEPLRRFQKQDIQDTVVFFGSARVHSRTRAERALKRLQARPGNSRDYRQDLKRLRIAVKWSRYYEEARQLARMLTEWSTKLDSHRHRFVVTSGGGPGIMEAANRGAYEAGGRTIGLNIRLPFEQGPNRYISPGLHFEFHYFFMRKFWFAYMAKALVIFPGGFGTLDEMFELLTLAQTQKLSAKIDVVLYGSEYWSQILNLKPMVEWGAVSPGDLDALHPADTPQEAFDRLREHLIRHHLEPERPKSPGLAITRG, encoded by the coding sequence ATGGCCAACCATCAGCCGCTGGCGTACGAGATCCCCGAGTTCCTCCAGAGCGGCACCGCGCGGCCGGTGCGTATCCTCGCCGAGTACCTCGAGCCGTTGCGCCGATTTCAGAAACAGGACATCCAGGACACCGTCGTCTTTTTTGGATCCGCGCGCGTGCACAGCCGGACGAGGGCCGAGCGCGCGCTCAAGCGCCTGCAGGCGCGCCCGGGAAACAGCAGGGACTACCGCCAGGACCTGAAGCGCCTGCGCATCGCCGTGAAGTGGTCGCGCTACTACGAAGAGGCGCGGCAGCTCGCGCGGATGCTGACCGAGTGGTCGACGAAACTCGATTCCCACCGGCACCGGTTCGTCGTGACGTCGGGGGGCGGGCCCGGCATCATGGAGGCGGCCAACCGCGGCGCGTACGAAGCCGGCGGCAGGACGATCGGCCTGAACATCCGGCTGCCGTTCGAGCAGGGCCCGAACCGCTACATCTCGCCCGGCCTGCACTTCGAGTTCCACTATTTCTTCATGCGCAAGTTCTGGTTCGCCTACATGGCGAAGGCGCTCGTGATTTTCCCGGGAGGGTTCGGCACGCTGGACGAGATGTTCGAGCTCCTCACCCTCGCGCAGACCCAGAAGCTCTCCGCGAAGATCGACGTCGTCCTCTACGGGTCGGAATACTGGAGCCAGATCCTCAACTTGAAGCCGATGGTCGAATGGGGCGCGGTGTCCCCGGGCGACCTTGACGCACTGCACCCGGCGGATACGCCGCAGGAAGCGTTCGATCGCCTCCGCGAGCACCTGATCCGCCACCATCTCGAGCCCGAACGCCCCAAGTCGCCCGGGCTCGCCATCACGAGGGGGTAA
- a CDS encoding DinB family protein has protein sequence MDDRTRKSLIDRYKDGYRAVAEALAGIDPSALDRHPAPGKWSPREIVHHLADSEMASAIRLRMLLAEERPQIHGYDQEEYARKLHYDRPYEKSLEAFRYARETTAEILERMGAEEWAREGTHSEHGRYTVERWLQIYAEHAHKHAEQIRRARAVAAR, from the coding sequence GTGGACGACCGCACACGGAAAAGCCTGATTGACCGGTACAAGGACGGGTACCGGGCCGTCGCGGAGGCGCTGGCCGGCATCGATCCGTCCGCGCTCGATCGCCATCCCGCGCCCGGGAAATGGTCGCCGCGCGAGATCGTGCATCACCTTGCGGACAGCGAGATGGCCTCGGCGATCAGGCTGCGGATGCTGCTCGCCGAAGAGCGGCCGCAGATACACGGTTACGACCAGGAGGAGTACGCGCGGAAGCTGCACTACGACCGCCCGTACGAGAAGTCCCTCGAGGCGTTCCGCTACGCCCGCGAGACGACGGCGGAGATCCTGGAGCGGATGGGCGCGGAGGAATGGGCGCGCGAGGGCACGCACAGCGAACACGGCCGCTACACCGTGGAACGGTGGCTGCAGATCTACGCGGAACACGCGCACAAGCACGCCGAGCAGATCCGGCGCGCGCGCGCGGTGGCCGCGCGGTAG